A portion of the Paucilactobacillus hokkaidonensis JCM 18461 genome contains these proteins:
- a CDS encoding amino acid ABC transporter ATP-binding protein produces the protein MIKLEHVDKQFADHHALNDINVEFPENETTVILGPSGAGKSTLLRSLNLLERPQSGIYQINDEKVDFAKELPTSQILRVRRKTGMVFQSWNLFPHLTILQNITEGPIHVLKQSKEQAEKVAVGLLQQVGLDGTQHRYPSQLSGGQQQRISICRALAMNPEYILFDEPTSALDPELEAQVLHVLLNLAQSKQSMVVVTHNMEFARRVATKIVFVEDGKVEFDGTPSEFFDHPTQRIHDFLNGMQF, from the coding sequence ATGATTAAATTAGAACATGTCGATAAGCAATTTGCTGATCATCATGCATTAAATGATATTAACGTTGAATTCCCAGAAAATGAAACGACTGTTATTCTAGGACCATCCGGCGCTGGTAAATCGACGTTGTTGCGTTCACTAAATTTGTTGGAACGACCGCAAAGCGGTATTTATCAAATTAATGACGAAAAGGTTGATTTTGCTAAGGAATTACCAACTAGCCAAATTCTGCGGGTTCGGCGTAAAACTGGGATGGTGTTTCAAAGCTGGAATTTATTTCCTCATTTGACGATTTTACAAAATATTACTGAAGGACCAATCCATGTTTTGAAACAATCCAAGGAGCAGGCTGAAAAAGTAGCTGTTGGATTATTGCAACAGGTTGGTTTAGATGGAACGCAACATCGCTATCCAAGTCAGCTGTCAGGTGGGCAACAACAACGAATCTCAATTTGTCGTGCATTGGCAATGAATCCGGAGTATATTTTATTTGATGAGCCAACCAGTGCACTAGATCCAGAATTAGAGGCACAAGTACTACATGTTTTACTTAACTTAGCTCAAAGTAAACAGTCGATGGTAGTTGTAACTCATAACATGGAATTTGCCCGACGAGTAGCTACAAAAATAGTTTTCGTTGAAGATGGTAAGGTTGAATTTGATGGAACACCATCAGAGTTTTTTGATCATCCAACCCAACGGATCCATGATTTTTTGAATGGAATGCAATTTTAA
- the trpB gene encoding tryptophan synthase subunit beta: MQEMKSETKQAGRFGEYGGQYIPETLMTEIDRLTAAYNHYKDDPDFKAELKDLLIKYANRPSLLYHAKKMSADLGGAQIYFKREDLNHTGSHKINNVLGQILLAKRMGKTRVIAETGAGKHGVATATVAALMGMECEIFMGKLDTERQALNVYRMELLGAKVHAISTGTGTLKDAVNAAMQEWTRRMDDTHYVIGSTMGPHPFPTMVRDFQSVISKEIKAQLLKETGKLPDAVVACVGGGSNAIGAFYHFINDPSVKLIGCEAAGKGIHTDQTAATLETGRVGIFHGMKSLFCQDDDGDIAPVYSISAGLDYPGIGPEHAALQAAKRVQYVGITDDEAVDAFEYIAKTEGIIAAIESSHAVAYVQKLAPTMNKDQIIVCNLSGRGDKDVAAIARYRGVDLHD; encoded by the coding sequence ATGCAAGAAATGAAATCAGAAACTAAGCAAGCCGGTCGCTTTGGCGAATATGGTGGTCAATACATTCCAGAAACATTAATGACTGAAATTGATCGCCTCACGGCCGCATATAATCACTATAAAGATGATCCAGACTTCAAAGCAGAATTAAAAGATTTACTCATTAAATATGCTAATCGCCCATCATTGTTGTATCATGCCAAAAAAATGAGTGCTGACCTTGGTGGAGCACAAATCTATTTTAAACGCGAGGACTTAAATCATACCGGGTCACATAAAATTAACAATGTACTTGGCCAAATTTTGTTAGCAAAAAGAATGGGCAAGACCCGCGTTATTGCAGAAACTGGTGCCGGAAAACATGGTGTGGCTACGGCTACTGTTGCTGCATTAATGGGGATGGAATGTGAGATCTTCATGGGTAAATTGGATACTGAACGCCAAGCACTTAATGTGTACCGGATGGAATTATTAGGTGCGAAGGTTCACGCAATTAGTACGGGTACTGGAACACTCAAAGATGCCGTTAATGCGGCCATGCAAGAGTGGACTCGACGGATGGACGATACTCATTATGTGATTGGATCAACGATGGGTCCCCATCCATTTCCAACAATGGTGCGTGATTTTCAGTCAGTAATCAGCAAGGAAATTAAAGCACAATTATTGAAGGAAACCGGTAAATTACCAGATGCTGTGGTGGCTTGCGTTGGTGGAGGTAGCAATGCAATTGGTGCCTTTTATCATTTCATCAATGACCCAAGTGTTAAATTAATTGGTTGTGAGGCAGCCGGTAAAGGAATTCATACAGATCAAACGGCGGCTACCTTGGAAACTGGGCGCGTTGGAATTTTTCATGGGATGAAATCACTATTCTGTCAGGATGATGATGGCGATATTGCCCCTGTTTACTCAATTTCAGCTGGATTAGACTACCCTGGGATTGGACCAGAACATGCAGCTTTGCAAGCCGCTAAACGAGTTCAATACGTTGGCATTACAGATGATGAAGCCGTCGATGCGTTTGAATATATTGCTAAAACAGAAGGTATTATCGCTGCCATTGAGAGTTCCCATGCGGTGGCCTACGTGCAAAAGTTGGCACCTACAATGAACAAAGATCAAATTATTGTCTGCAATCTATCAGGGCGTGGTGACAAAGATGTTGCTGCGATTGCCCGCTACCGAGGAGTTGACCTACATGACTAA
- the trpC gene encoding indole-3-glycerol phosphate synthase TrpC, which yields MILDQLVAATTKRVAKSKERVPFTQLKAQTDQLVINSDRPFETALTGNAMHIISEVKKASPSKGLIADHFPYLQIAKEYEQAGANAISVLTEPDYFQGSIEYLKAIANEVKIPVLRKDFIIDEYMIYEAKLAGASAILLIVKILTPQQLETYLRLADQLGLSALVEAHDEIEIKNALQAGAKIIGVNNRNLNDFSVDFNNSARLRQLVPTDRIFVAESGVQSKQDTQTLQQNGITVALIGETLMKATDKTQLIQQLKEPIAVDQS from the coding sequence ATGATATTAGATCAATTGGTCGCAGCCACCACTAAACGGGTAGCTAAAAGCAAGGAACGTGTACCTTTTACACAATTAAAAGCACAAACTGATCAGTTAGTAATTAATTCAGACCGGCCATTTGAAACGGCTTTAACTGGTAATGCGATGCATATTATTTCAGAAGTAAAAAAAGCTTCACCTTCTAAGGGCTTAATTGCAGACCACTTTCCTTATCTGCAGATTGCAAAAGAATATGAACAGGCAGGTGCCAACGCAATTTCAGTCCTGACCGAACCAGATTATTTTCAAGGATCTATCGAATATTTAAAAGCAATTGCTAATGAAGTTAAAATTCCTGTCCTTCGTAAAGATTTTATTATCGATGAATACATGATTTATGAAGCCAAACTTGCTGGTGCGTCCGCAATTTTACTAATTGTTAAAATTTTAACACCGCAACAATTGGAAACATACTTACGATTGGCCGACCAATTAGGGTTATCAGCCTTGGTTGAAGCTCACGATGAGATTGAAATCAAAAATGCCCTACAAGCCGGCGCTAAAATCATCGGCGTTAATAATCGAAATCTAAATGATTTTTCAGTTGATTTCAATAACAGTGCCAGGTTGCGTCAGTTAGTACCTACAGATCGTATTTTCGTTGCTGAGAGTGGTGTGCAAAGCAAACAGGATACACAGACACTCCAACAAAATGGAATTACGGTGGCACTGATTGGTGAAACTTTGATGAAGGCAACTGACAAGACACAGCTAATTCAACAATTAAAGGAGCCGATTGCAGTTGACCAAAGTTAA
- a CDS encoding anthranilate synthase component II, protein MRVLIDNYDSFTYNLYQLVGAFDNDLMVVKNDEISLAKLIELEPTGLILSPGPGRPEDAGISLEAARYFAGKIPILGVCMGLEVICETFGGQLTYARRLMHGKIDQMTLDNTDPLFKDCPRVVNAARYHSLVVDQNLVPNELCVTAHSSDGDIMALSQRQLGIYGVQFHPESIMTDNNFGRQLVQNFLNIKIPQEKRLTNVS, encoded by the coding sequence ATGAGAGTATTGATTGATAATTATGATAGTTTTACGTATAACCTGTATCAATTGGTGGGTGCGTTTGACAACGATTTGATGGTTGTGAAAAATGATGAAATTAGTTTGGCGAAGTTGATTGAATTAGAGCCCACTGGATTGATCCTATCACCAGGACCTGGTCGGCCTGAAGATGCAGGAATTAGTTTAGAAGCAGCACGTTATTTTGCGGGTAAGATCCCTATCTTAGGAGTTTGCATGGGGTTAGAGGTAATCTGCGAGACATTTGGCGGGCAATTAACATATGCACGGCGCTTGATGCATGGAAAAATCGATCAGATGACACTGGATAATACAGATCCGCTTTTCAAGGATTGCCCCCGCGTGGTTAATGCAGCTCGTTATCATTCATTGGTGGTTGATCAAAATTTAGTGCCGAATGAGTTATGTGTCACGGCGCATTCAAGTGACGGAGATATTATGGCACTATCTCAACGGCAGTTAGGGATTTATGGGGTCCAGTTTCATCCTGAATCAATCATGACCGACAATAATTTTGGTCGTCAGTTGGTTCAAAATTTTCTTAATATAAAAATTCCACAAGAAAAAAGGTTGACAAACGTCTCATAA
- a CDS encoding phosphoribosylanthranilate isomerase, translated as MTKVKICGLRTNADVVAVNEAKPELAGFVFAPSKRQITAKQALFLRQNMNEDIQTVGVFVNPTLEQVLPLLKSDIIQLVQLHGQQNQMLITKLQQAGAKVIQTIQTDAKLVTKPDYVMYDGRKPGSGNVIDWQRINQLEQPLFLAGGLTPANVVQAIAIVKPDFVDVSSGVETDGHKDATKIIQFTRRAHYARNEIRN; from the coding sequence TTGACCAAAGTTAAAATATGCGGATTAAGGACGAATGCAGATGTTGTAGCGGTAAATGAAGCTAAACCAGAATTAGCAGGTTTCGTCTTCGCACCAAGCAAACGACAAATTACTGCCAAACAAGCATTATTTTTAAGACAAAATATGAATGAAGATATTCAAACCGTTGGGGTTTTTGTGAATCCAACATTGGAACAAGTATTACCGCTATTAAAAAGTGACATTATTCAGTTAGTTCAGCTACATGGTCAGCAAAATCAAATGTTAATTACAAAGCTACAACAAGCTGGAGCTAAAGTGATTCAAACAATCCAAACGGATGCTAAGTTAGTAACTAAACCAGATTACGTTATGTATGACGGACGAAAACCAGGAAGTGGCAATGTGATTGATTGGCAAAGAATTAATCAATTAGAGCAACCATTATTTCTCGCCGGTGGATTAACACCAGCAAATGTTGTGCAAGCAATTGCCATAGTCAAACCAGACTTCGTGGATGTTAGCTCTGGGGTTGAAACAGATGGTCACAAGGATGCAACTAAAATTATTCAATTTACTAGGAGGGCTCATTATGCAAGAAATGAAATCAGAAACTAA
- the trpD gene encoding anthranilate phosphoribosyltransferase, giving the protein MIETAIKQVTNNEDLTFEQAQQVMNEIMNGETNDIQIASFLTALSMKHETADEIAGSAKSMRDHAAAFNANEQVLEIVGTGGDHANTFNISTTSALVIAAAGVPVAKHGNRAASSKSGAADVLEALGVNINLKPHQSEELLQKIGVCFLFAQEYHQAMRFVAPVRKTLGIRTIFNVLGPLGNPAHATQQLLGVYDESLLEPMAHVLDQLGVTDAMIVHGQDGLDEISMSAPTDVIELRHGQMTKYTIDPRDFGFELCAKADLVGGTPADNAQITRDILAGQANAKRDVVLLNAGAALHIAKPELSLQAGVLLAQQVIDDGSAQAKLTELVQFTKEAVA; this is encoded by the coding sequence ATGATTGAAACAGCAATTAAACAAGTAACTAACAACGAGGATTTAACCTTTGAACAAGCACAACAAGTCATGAACGAAATTATGAATGGTGAAACCAATGATATCCAAATTGCTTCATTTTTAACAGCTTTGAGTATGAAACATGAAACCGCCGATGAAATTGCCGGAAGTGCTAAATCAATGCGTGATCACGCTGCTGCATTTAACGCCAACGAGCAGGTATTAGAAATTGTCGGGACAGGCGGCGATCATGCCAATACATTTAATATTTCCACTACCTCAGCATTAGTAATTGCAGCTGCTGGAGTTCCGGTCGCTAAGCATGGTAATCGGGCGGCATCATCTAAAAGTGGTGCTGCTGACGTACTGGAAGCTTTAGGCGTCAACATTAATTTGAAGCCACATCAAAGCGAAGAGCTACTACAAAAAATCGGTGTTTGCTTCTTATTTGCACAGGAATATCATCAGGCAATGCGGTTTGTTGCTCCGGTACGAAAGACATTAGGAATTAGAACAATTTTCAATGTTTTAGGACCATTAGGAAATCCAGCGCATGCGACCCAACAACTGTTAGGAGTGTACGATGAGAGTTTACTAGAACCAATGGCGCATGTATTAGACCAACTGGGTGTTACTGATGCAATGATTGTTCATGGTCAAGACGGCTTAGACGAAATATCAATGAGTGCGCCCACGGATGTGATTGAATTACGACACGGACAGATGACCAAATATACGATTGATCCACGTGATTTTGGTTTTGAACTATGTGCTAAAGCTGATTTAGTGGGTGGCACACCTGCTGACAATGCTCAAATCACTCGTGATATATTGGCAGGGCAAGCAAATGCTAAACGTGATGTTGTCTTATTGAATGCGGGTGCTGCTTTACACATTGCTAAACCAGAATTAAGTTTGCAAGCAGGAGTTTTGTTGGCACAACAAGTTATTGATGATGGCAGCGCGCAAGCAAAACTAACTGAATTGGTTCAATTTACTAAGGAGGCGGTGGCATGA
- a CDS encoding YbhB/YbcL family Raf kinase inhibitor-like protein: MQVKILTDNNFLPDQYGKYADPKLKYQGFPVVSFPFSISDAPEDTKTFALTFLDYDAVPVSGFTWIHWLAANIPTTITDIPENASRDNPFSMLQGNNSNAGSLVGENDPIITRHYTGPNPPNKDHTYTLTVYALDANLPLENGYWLNDFYRAIEGHVLTKTTVEVLSRK; encoded by the coding sequence ATGCAAGTCAAAATTTTAACAGACAACAATTTTTTACCTGATCAATATGGTAAATATGCGGATCCAAAATTAAAATATCAAGGCTTTCCGGTAGTCTCGTTTCCATTTTCAATCAGCGATGCCCCTGAGGATACTAAAACATTCGCGTTAACCTTTTTAGACTATGATGCGGTGCCAGTTAGTGGTTTCACTTGGATTCACTGGTTGGCAGCAAACATTCCTACCACAATCACGGATATTCCTGAAAATGCTAGCCGTGATAACCCTTTTAGCATGCTACAGGGAAATAATAGTAATGCCGGCTCGCTGGTTGGTGAAAATGACCCCATCATAACCAGGCACTACACAGGTCCGAATCCACCTAATAAGGATCATACTTACACCTTGACTGTTTACGCACTTGATGCCAATTTACCGCTGGAAAATGGTTATTGGCTCAATGATTTCTATCGTGCAATTGAAGGCCATGTATTAACAAAAACTACAGTTGAAGTATTAAGTCGAAAATAA
- a CDS encoding amino acid ABC transporter permease, giving the protein MWNTIVNSTPEIFWAGVKFTIPLTLISFVIGFVIAVGTALVRISRPKGNPVFAGLWEFLKLFLSFYVWLFRSTPLLVQLFIVFFGLPNVGIQFDAFTAGIITFSLNTGAYCSETVRGAILSIPESQWEAAYSIGMTYRQVLFRIVFPQALRVALPPLSNSFIGLVKDTSLASSITILEMFMVSQQIAAKNYEPLLMYSIVAVVYALFCTVLSIAQHYLEKYMSRYVQVTGE; this is encoded by the coding sequence ATGTGGAACACCATTGTTAATTCAACGCCTGAGATCTTTTGGGCCGGAGTAAAATTTACGATTCCACTAACGTTGATTTCATTTGTAATCGGATTTGTGATTGCTGTTGGGACTGCGCTAGTTAGAATATCAAGGCCCAAAGGTAATCCAGTATTTGCTGGTTTATGGGAGTTTTTGAAGCTGTTTTTAAGTTTCTATGTTTGGCTATTTCGATCGACCCCGTTGTTGGTTCAATTGTTTATCGTCTTCTTTGGGTTACCAAATGTTGGCATTCAGTTTGATGCATTCACAGCTGGAATTATTACTTTCTCGTTGAATACAGGTGCTTACTGTTCTGAAACGGTCCGTGGAGCGATTTTATCAATTCCGGAGAGCCAATGGGAAGCAGCCTACTCAATTGGGATGACTTATCGACAGGTACTATTTCGGATCGTTTTTCCACAAGCTTTGCGAGTGGCACTGCCACCATTATCAAATTCGTTTATTGGCTTGGTAAAAGATACCTCTTTGGCTAGTTCAATCACGATTTTGGAAATGTTCATGGTTAGTCAGCAAATTGCTGCCAAAAATTATGAGCCGCTGTTAATGTATTCAATTGTAGCGGTTGTGTATGCTCTTTTCTGTACAGTACTCAGTATTGCACAACACTATCTGGAAAAATATATGTCACGCTACGTCCAAGTAACGGGGGAATGA
- a CDS encoding anthranilate synthase component I family protein, with product MKPELEELKKYSVQYQYVPVKLEFKMPQFDVYQITDYFDRLQQHAFQLTINDREQHRFTYLVTMPKQIITVYGDHISVDQQVIHQDPHSYLEHLLERFRTPKLAGFPPFSGGISGYFAYEYAKTAVSKLAQLPTLSDSQPLAQLLLVDEVIVYDQQRQICQLIKLVKLGHLATSYGEAFTRLTALKKELLSVQPHQLQAYRQTTEFLPQQTPDQFAHGVEQVKQDIHNGEIFQLIYSNPQIAQSNGSLIKVAQQLATDNPSPYQFYFHQGDYQVAVASPETLVAKQDEQLLTYPLAGTRRRGHDQSEDQKFERELTTSVKELSEHNMLVDLGRNDLGRVSQIGSVKVTRHAQILRFSQVMHLGSTVEAQAKAHLSALDLLDAVFPAGTLSGAPKVRAMELIYHYEQITRGIYGGCFGYFDFNGDVDMAIGIRLVYRQGNRTVIHSGAGIVADSDAKHEYQECFNKARAVNLAVQKVSDQNESID from the coding sequence ATGAAACCTGAATTGGAAGAACTAAAAAAATATAGTGTGCAATATCAATATGTCCCAGTAAAACTTGAATTCAAGATGCCTCAATTTGATGTTTATCAAATTACGGATTACTTTGATCGGCTGCAACAACATGCTTTTCAGTTAACAATTAACGATCGTGAACAGCACCGATTTACTTATTTGGTAACCATGCCAAAACAAATAATCACAGTTTATGGCGATCACATAAGCGTTGATCAACAAGTTATCCACCAAGATCCGCATAGCTATTTAGAACATCTATTGGAACGTTTTCGCACTCCTAAATTAGCAGGCTTTCCACCATTCAGTGGCGGAATTAGCGGTTATTTTGCTTATGAATATGCTAAAACGGCTGTTTCAAAATTGGCGCAATTACCAACTTTATCCGATAGCCAACCATTAGCCCAACTGCTATTAGTTGATGAAGTGATTGTGTATGATCAGCAGCGACAAATATGTCAGTTAATTAAATTAGTTAAACTAGGGCATTTGGCTACTTCATATGGTGAGGCATTTACCAGATTAACGGCGTTAAAAAAGGAACTATTGTCAGTTCAACCACATCAATTACAAGCCTATCGGCAAACAACAGAATTTTTGCCACAGCAGACACCAGACCAATTCGCACATGGCGTTGAACAAGTTAAACAAGATATTCATAATGGTGAAATTTTTCAATTAATTTATTCCAATCCACAAATTGCTCAATCAAACGGGAGTTTAATCAAAGTTGCACAACAATTGGCAACTGACAATCCATCACCGTATCAATTTTATTTTCACCAGGGCGACTATCAAGTGGCAGTAGCTTCGCCAGAGACGCTGGTTGCTAAGCAAGATGAACAACTGTTGACGTATCCATTAGCTGGAACTAGACGCCGAGGACATGATCAAAGTGAAGATCAGAAATTTGAACGTGAGCTAACGACTAGCGTTAAAGAATTATCTGAACATAATATGTTGGTCGACTTGGGACGTAATGATCTAGGCCGAGTGAGCCAAATCGGCTCTGTTAAGGTGACACGGCATGCTCAGATTTTACGATTTTCACAAGTAATGCATTTAGGATCAACTGTTGAAGCTCAAGCTAAGGCACACTTGTCAGCATTAGATTTATTGGATGCGGTTTTTCCAGCTGGAACATTATCTGGAGCTCCAAAGGTACGAGCAATGGAATTAATTTATCACTACGAACAAATAACTCGTGGTATTTATGGTGGTTGTTTTGGCTATTTTGATTTTAACGGCGATGTTGACATGGCGATTGGAATTCGACTGGTTTATCGCCAGGGAAACCGGACCGTCATTCATAGTGGTGCCGGGATTGTGGCTGATAGTGATGCTAAACATGAATATCAGGAATGTTTTAACAAGGCCCGCGCAGTTAATTTAGCAGTGCAGAAAGTGAGTGACCAAAATGAGAGTATTGATTGA
- a CDS encoding GNAT family N-acetyltransferase, which produces MKMKITTAKPADLSQLMDIERAGFTIAEAATETAMKQRIEIIPDTFLVARNDDQVLGFVNGPVIKPRYLTDDLFETVMPNQKFGGFQSVLGLAVDPKFRHQNIASQLLTELSKIAKKNCRDGITLTCLTRLVGFYEQSGYINEGQSSSTHGGEIWHNMVKIF; this is translated from the coding sequence ATAAAAATGAAAATAACAACAGCTAAACCTGCAGATTTATCACAACTAATGGATATTGAACGAGCCGGTTTTACAATTGCCGAAGCCGCAACTGAAACGGCGATGAAGCAGCGCATTGAAATTATTCCGGATACTTTTTTAGTGGCACGCAACGATGACCAGGTGCTGGGGTTTGTCAATGGACCAGTGATTAAGCCACGTTATTTAACTGATGATTTATTTGAGACCGTTATGCCTAATCAAAAATTTGGTGGGTTTCAAAGCGTATTAGGATTAGCTGTTGATCCAAAATTCCGGCATCAAAATATTGCAAGTCAATTATTAACAGAGCTTTCTAAAATTGCCAAAAAAAATTGCCGGGATGGGATTACTTTAACTTGTCTAACGCGATTAGTTGGGTTTTATGAGCAAAGTGGGTATATTAACGAGGGACAATCCAGCTCAACTCATGGCGGTGAGATTTGGCATAATATGGTTAAAATATTTTGA
- a CDS encoding transporter substrate-binding domain-containing protein: MKKWIKGIGIIGLGLLLAVTLTACGKDSSSSKAKLDTPGTLTIGLEGTFAPYSYRDNGKLTGFEVDLGKAIAKKAGLKAKFVPTKWDSLIAGVGDNKFDIVLNDVTITKARQKHYDFSTPYIYSKTVLITKKDNTDIKNIEDIKGKKIAVGTGTDNAVQAEKYGAKTLSSSQFADTLALIQQGRAEGTLNSREALLDYLKDNPNADLKYKVVPSSKIQSAKIAALMSKDNPGLKKKVNKAIKELRADGTLEKLSNKYFTSNITEK; this comes from the coding sequence ATGAAAAAATGGATTAAAGGTATTGGTATTATTGGATTAGGACTTTTATTGGCAGTGACATTAACCGCATGTGGCAAAGATAGTTCCAGTAGTAAGGCAAAGCTGGATACGCCGGGTACGTTAACAATTGGGCTAGAGGGAACCTTTGCCCCATATTCTTATCGTGATAATGGTAAATTGACTGGCTTTGAAGTTGATTTAGGTAAGGCTATTGCAAAGAAGGCTGGTTTGAAGGCTAAATTTGTTCCAACTAAGTGGGATTCATTAATTGCTGGTGTTGGTGACAATAAATTTGATATTGTCCTAAATGATGTAACTATTACTAAAGCACGTCAGAAACATTATGATTTTTCAACTCCATATATTTATTCCAAAACGGTGTTGATTACTAAGAAAGACAATACTGATATTAAGAATATTGAGGATATTAAGGGTAAGAAAATTGCTGTTGGAACGGGGACAGATAATGCTGTTCAGGCTGAAAAGTATGGTGCTAAAACACTATCTTCTAGCCAGTTTGCCGATACATTAGCCTTGATTCAACAAGGGCGTGCGGAAGGAACCTTGAATTCTCGTGAAGCCTTATTGGACTACTTGAAAGACAATCCGAATGCAGATTTGAAATACAAAGTTGTGCCATCAAGTAAGATTCAGTCTGCTAAAATTGCTGCTTTGATGAGCAAAGACAATCCAGGACTCAAGAAGAAGGTTAACAAAGCAATCAAAGAGTTACGTGCGGATGGAACATTAGAAAAACTATCAAATAAGTATTTCACCTCGAATATTACAGAAAAGTAG